In Mytilus edulis chromosome 13, xbMytEdul2.2, whole genome shotgun sequence, a single window of DNA contains:
- the LOC139500890 gene encoding uncharacterized protein — translation MELQEGKEDFVDEGFVITNERKKKVTNDPSPEQFWAVQDEVFSICKAKYTNKSWGAKRIKDALGLQMGETSIRKYVSNFLYDKDLDSIFYRSTTVTEFHRKVLSKGELLEEIQKNHKTDHRKSDTVYETLRKSFFPVVRENIRLLFKLNIKCQQCLSAVDLPKTQRTRRPIPATYPNSRWQMDLKKMPPSHGYNYICNIVDCYSRFAFGGCIKHKTAKEVATVILRFIYIFGPPRILQTDNGKEFNNEDLTEVMAEFKTRKINGRPYHPQSQGRVERFNRTVVAYFRTAFVDSRDWPSMLDEFYYKYNSRVNKSTKPLTPYQRFYKRPNFCVALEDQVPICNLTSEEKAFLNSAHLDVEDNVETEELTVENTEVNENSQEQVNDSSTTLQSAHTDRVSIVHVPECAHMDDLSIAPVQERQLSNQEYMENMWRQKLEKIAPVERRSNIYNETPLTDITNSQMVCNTDMMHGTPLTDTTNSQMVRNTNMMHGKLLTDTTNSQIVRNTDMMHRTPLTDTTNSQMVRNTDMTHGTPLTDTSNSQIVCNTDMTHGTPLTDTSNSQIVCNTDMTHGTPLADITNSQMVRNTDMMLGTPLADTTNSQMVRNTDMMLGTPLADITNSQIIRNTDMMQNDVSPYYREIYAKRFLANTIQTNSNKRRYSDSNIYTENREAWDRDLYPVELFPRKSQVMEMQTFNPNINDTIDFRPNSALSAGTNVFLSGYWRKGIVMDIQMDDSKGRVYTVKDLENNKIHCLSKYLIRPNLLY, via the exons ATGGAACTGCAGGAAGGAAAAGAAGATTTTGTTGACGAAGGCTTTGTTATAACAAACGAACGTAAAAAAAAGGTTACAAACGATCCAAGTCCGGAACAGTTTTGGGCAGTGCAGGATGAGGTTTTTTCAATATGCAAGGCAAAATATACCAACAAATCATGGGGAGCAAAAAGAATAAAGGATGCACTAGGTCTTCAGATGGGAGAAACTAGTATAAGAAAATATGTGTCAAATTTTTTATACGACAAAGACTTGGACAGTATATTTTACAGGAGCACGACTGTTACTGAATTCCACAGAAAGGTCTTGTCAAAAGGTGAACTTTtggaagaaatacaaaaaaatcacaaaactgATCATAGAAAAAGTGATACGGTGTACGAAACTCTGAGGAAGTCTTTTTTCCCAGTAGTTCGGGAAAACATTCGTTTACTATTTAAGCTGAACATTAAATGCCAACAGTGTCTTTCGGCAGTTGATTTACCTAAAACTCAAAGAACAAGAAGGCCAATTCCAGCAACCTATCCCAACAGTAGATGGCAAATGGACCTCAAGAAGATGCCTCCGTCACATGGTTACAACTACATATGCAATATTGTAGATTGCTACAGCAGATTTGCATTTGGTGGGTGCATTAAGCACAAAACAGCAAAAGAAGTGGCTACAGTGATTTTACGCTTTATATACATTTTTGGACCACCTAGAATTTTACAAACTGACAATGGAAAGGAGTTTAATAATGAAGACTTAACAGAAGTTATGGCagaatttaaaacaagaaaaattaaCGGAAGGCCTTACCATCCCCAATCACAAG GTCGAGTTGAAAGGTTTAACAGAACAGTTGTCGCCTACTTCAGAACAGCTTTTGTTGATAGTCGGGACTGGCCCAGTATGTTAGACGAATTTTACTATAAGTACAACAGCAGAGTTAATAAATCTACCAAACCTTTGACACCATATCAGAGATTTTATAAAAGACCAAATTTCTGTGTTGCGTTAGAAGATCag GTACCAATATGCAATTTGACATCAGAAGAAAAGGCATTTTTGAATAGTGCACACCTTGATGTAGAAGATAATGTTGAAACGGAAGAATTAACAGTAGAAAATACAGAAGTCAATGAAAATAGTCAG GAACAAGTTAATGACAGCAGCACTACACTACAATCTGCGCATACAGATCGGGTATCTATTGTACATGTACCAGAGTGTGCACATATGGACGATTTATCTATTGCGCCAGTACAAGAGAGACAATTGTCAAATCAGGAGTATATGGAAAATATGTGGAGACAGAAACTAGAAAAGATt GCCCCTGTAGAAAGAAGAAGTAACATTTACAATGAAACACCTTTAACTGACATTACAAACTCACAGATGGTTTGCAACACTGATATGATGCATGGAACACCTTTAACTGACACTACAAACTCACAGATGGTTCGCAACACTAATATGATGCATGGAAAACTTTTAACTGACACTACAAACTCACAGATAGTTCGCAACACTGATATGATGCATAGAACACCTTTAACTGACACTACAAACTCACAGATGGTTCGCAACACTGATATGACGCATGGAACACCTTTGACTGACACTTCAAACTCACAGATAGTTTGCAACACTGATATGACGCATGGAACACCTTTGACTGACACTTCAAACTCACAGATAGTTTGCAACACTGATATGACGCATGGAACACCTTTGGCTGACATTACAAACTCACAGATGGTTCGCAACACTGATATGATGCTTGGAACACCTTTGGCTGACACTACAAACTCACAGATGGTTCGCAACACTGATATGATGCTTGGAACACCTTTGGCTGACATTACAAACTCACAGATAATTCGCAACACTGATATGATGCAG aatGACGTAAGCCCGTATTACCGGGAAATATATGCTAAAAGATTTTTAGCCAATACAATACAGACCAATTCAAACAAACGGAGATATTCTGATTCCAATATTTACACTGag AACAGAGAAGCATGGGATAGGGATTTGTATCCTGTTGAGTTGTTTCCTAGGAAGTCCCAAGTTATGGAAATGCAAACATTTAATCCAAATATTAATGACACAATAGATTTTCGACCAAATTCAGCACTTAGCGCAGGAACAAATGTATTTCTGTCAGGGTATTGGAGGAAGGGGATAGTAATGGACATTCAGATGGATGATTCTAAAGGGAGAGTGTACACAGTGAAAGACCTTGAGAACAATAAAATCCACTGTTTATCAAAATACTTAATTCGTCCTAATTTGCTGTATTAA